Proteins found in one Thunnus maccoyii chromosome 5, fThuMac1.1, whole genome shotgun sequence genomic segment:
- the tes gene encoding testin — MLLDISTEHDHRIESGERAGSLYFSGPLSCQFLFLAAFFSEGPVPWLCSLRLDRLNSALTETNMEIEKEVKKMTLGHEFGAGAACLKCKDKCEGFELHFWRKICRNCKCGLTEHNVQMNSEENKKVGKLFEDTKYTGLIAKLKTDGIPNYQGNMVTITLPSPASSYIVPPSASSTVVPPSAAAGSVQHAGASAGTAPGNAQAQAQPVPASVTPVKTNKLPVAISATPASVVPVSKDVPMKSVTYEWAPPVANKYLAVRYIELLPPEKRPVAGSEGAAYRRQQMARQLPEHDQDPSKCHELTPAEVKQMEQYVRKYKDEALGIGDVMLPEEMAQVQAGGQGGAGGAAGAGAGGADSGPGGRPGVGGAGVGVNAGAGAGAGGPGYRPGVGGAGFGAGSGPGAAGPGVGPMGGAGAGAGAGAGAGAGGAGPFSGPGTGASAGFGPAGGALGTAATAGAMGVPGTLQAGLPQQSFSCHHCQQPMRLGEPAVYAERAGYDKMWHPACFVCCTCTELLVDMIYFWKKGKLYCGRHYGDSEKPRCGGCDELIFSNEYTQAEGQNWHLKHFCCFECDCILAGETYVMENEKPVCKPCYMKNYAVKCAACQNAVEPEAQRVSYGEHNWHAEPECFKCSGCSKCLIGQRFMAVQGFLFCSVDCKKKTMA, encoded by the exons ATGTTGCTTGACATTTCTACGGAGCACGACCACAGGATAGAAAGCGGAGAGAGAGCCGGGTCGTTATATTTCTCTGGTCCCCTTTCCTGTCAGTTTTTGTTCCTGGCAGCCTTTTTCAGTGAAGGCCCTGTCCCCTGGCTCTGTTCGCTTCGTCTGGACCGACTGAACTCTGCgctgacagaaacaaacatggAGATAGAGAAGGAAGTGAAGAAG ATGACCCTCGGGCACGAGTTTGGAGCCGGAGCGGCCTGTCTCAAATGCAAAGACAAGTGTGAAGGCTTCGAGCTGCATTTCTGGAG AAAAATCTGCCGAAACTGCAAATGTGGCCTGACGGAGCACAACGTGCAGATGAACTCGGAGGAGAACAAGAAGGTGGGAAAGCTGTTCGAGGACACCAAGTACACGGGGCTCATTGCTAAGCTGAAGACGGATGGCATACCAAACTACCAGGGCAACATGGTCACCATCACTCTGCCCAGCCCTGCCTCCTCCTACATTGTTCCTCCCAGTGCCTCCTCAACTGTGGTGCCTccttctgctgcagctggttCTGTACAGCATGCTGGAGCCTCTGCAGGAACAGCACCCGGCAACGCTCAGGCTCAGGCTCAGCCGGTACCCGCCAGCGTCACACCCGTCAAAACTAACAAGTTGCCGGTCGCTATCAGTGCCACACCAGCCAGTGTGGTGCCAGTATCCAAAGATGTGCCAATGAAGTCCGTCACCTACGAGTGGGCACCACCAGTAGCCAATAAATATCTG GCGGTGCGTTACATCGAGCTGCTCCCACCGGAGAAGAGACCGGTGGCGGGTTCAGAAGGAGCCGCTTACCGACGGCAGCAGATGGCTCGCCAGCTGCCCGAGCACGACCAGGACCCGTCCAAGTGCCATGAGCTGACCCCTGCTGAGGTCAAGCAAATGGAGCAGTACGTCCGCAAGTACAAGGACGAGGCCCTTGGGATCGGGGATGTCATGCTGCCTGAAGAGATGGCTCAAGTTCAGGCAGGAGGGCAGGGTGGAGCTGGTGGTGCAGCTGGTGCTGGAGCTGGAGGGGCTGATTCTGGGCCTGGGGGTAGGCCTGGGGTCGGTGGAGCTGGAGTTGGTGTTAATGCTGGAGCTGGTGCTGGAGCTGGAGGGCCTGGGTATAGACCAGGAGTTGGAGGTGCAGGGTTTGGAGCTGGTTCTGGGCCTGGGGCCGCAGGTCCTGGTGTTGGTCCCATGggtggagctggagctggagctggagctggagctggagctggagctggaggtgCTGGACCATTCTCCGGGCCTGGTACCGGAGCCTCTGCTGGCTTTGGACCAGCTGGAGGAGCCTTGGGTACTGCTGCCACTGCTGGAGCCATGGGCGTCCCAGGAACTTTGCAAGCTGGATTACCACAACAGTCCTTT TCGTGCCATCACTGCCAGCAGCCGATGCGTCTGGGTGAGCCGGCCGTGTACGCCGAGCGGGCCGGCTACGACAAGATGTGGCACCCGGCTTGCTTCGTGTGCTGCACCTGCACTGAACTGCTGGTGGACATGATCTACTTCTGGAAGAAAGGCAAGCTGTACTGCGGACGCCACTACGGAGACAGCGAGAAGCCGCGTTGTGGAGGATGTGACGAG CTGATCTTCAGTAACGAGTACACTCAGGCTGAGGGCCAGAACTGGCATCTGAAGCACTTCTGCTGTTTTGAATGTGACTGCATCCTGGCTGGAGAGACGTACGTCATGGAGAATGAAAAACCTGTCTGCAAGCCCTGCTACATGAAGAATTACGCTGTG AAATGTGCAGCCTGCCAGAATGCGGTGGAGCCCGAGGCTCAGAGGGTTTCCTACGGTGAGCACAACTGGCACGCCGAGCCGGAGTGTTTCAAGTGCTCCGGCTGCTCCAAGTGCCTGATCGGCCAACGCTTCATGGCGGTGCAGGGCTTCCTTTTCTGCTCGGTGGATTGCAAGAAGAAAACCATGGCTTAG
- the LOC121897017 gene encoding carboxypeptidase A1-like, protein MRGLLAFAVLLVAVFGKKTFKGHQVLRITAKDDVQLSVIKTMEDMGEFELDFWRDVTDLATPVDVRVPFHSLQSVKNFLETQDIEYSIMIEDLQMMLDEEQEEMESAARVAEPRNTDSYDYARYHTISDIYSFQDMLVAENPKLVSKLVIGQSFEGRPLNVLKFSTGGTNRPAIWIDTGIHSREWVTQASGTWFAKKIATDFGRDPALTAILNRMDIFLEIVTNPDGYYYTHNTDRLWRKTRKPNPGSRCVGVDPNRNWDAGFGGAGASNNPCSNTYHGPRAHSESEVKSIVDFVKSNGNIKAFISIHAYSQLLLYPFGYTRTPARDRAELHRLARRATRDLASLYGTRYRYGSIITTIYQASGGTIDWTYKQGIKYSYTFELRDTGRFGFILPANQIIPTARETWLGLMTIMDHTLKNPY, encoded by the exons ATGAGGGGGCTGCTTGCATTTGCCGTGCTGTTGGTGGCCGTTTTCGGCAAGAAGACCTTTAAGGG ACATCAGGTGCTTCGCATTACTGCAAAGGATGATGTCCAGCTGTCTGTTATCAAGACCATGGAGGACATGGGAGAGTTTGAG ctgGACTTCTGGAGGGATGTGACTGATTTGGCCACTCCTGTGGATGTCAGAGTTCCCTTCCACAGCCTGCAGTCTGTCAAAAATTTTCTGGAGACCCAGGACATCGAGTACTCCATCATGATTGAAGACCTGCAG ATGATGCTggatgaggagcaggaggagatgGAATCTGCTGCTCGTGTTGCTGAGCCCAGAAACACTGACAGCTACGACTACGCCAGATACCACACCATCAGTGAC ATCTACAGTTTCCAGGACATGCTGGTGGCTGAGAATCCCAAACTGGTCAGCAAGCTGGTGATTGGTCAGAGCTTTGAGGGTCGCCCCCTGAATGTGCTCAAg TTCAGCACTGGTGGAACCAATCGTCCTGCCATCTGGATCGACACTGGAATCCACTCCAGAGAGTGGGTCACTCAGGCCAGTGGTACCTGGTTCGCCAAGAAG ATTGCAACTGATTTTGGCCGTGACCCTGCTCTCACCGCCATCCTTAACAGGATGGACATCTTCCTGGAAATTGTGACCAACCCTGATGGCTACTACTACACCCACAACACT GACCGTTTGTGGCGTAAGACCAGGAAGCCCAACCCCGGCTCTAGATGTGTTGGAGTCGATCCCAACAGGAACTGGGATGCTGGTTTTGGAG GAGCCGGGGCCAGCAACAACCCCTGCTCAAACACCTACCATGGACCCAGGGCTCACTCTGAGTCTGAGGTCAAGTCCATTGTGGACTTTGTGAAGTCCAATGGCAACATCAAGGCCTTTATTTCCATCCATGCCTACTCCCAGTTGCTCCTGTACCCTTTCGGCTACACTAGAACTCCAGCCAGGGACCGGGCCGAGCTG cacCGTCTGGCCCGGAGGGCTACCAGAGACCTTGCCTCCCTGTACGGTACTCGCTACAGATACGGCagcatcatcaccaccatct ACCAAGCCAGCGGTGGCACCATTGACTGGACTTACAAACAGGGCATCAAGTACTCCTACACCTTCGAGCTGAGGGACACTGGTCGTTTTGGCTTCatcctgccagcc
- the cpa5 gene encoding carboxypeptidase A5 encodes MMRGLFAFAALFVAVFGKETFEGHQVLRITAKDDVQLSLIKTMEDMVEFELDFWRDVTDLAIPVDVRVPFHSLQSVKVFLETQAIDYSIMIEDLQMMLDEEQEEMESAARAAEPRNTDSYDYARYHTISDIYSFQDMLVAENPHMVSKLVIGQSYEGRPLNVLKFSTGGTNRPAIWIDTGIHSREWVTQASGTWFAKKIVTDYGRDPALTAILDNMDIFLEIVTNPDGYYFTHNTNRMWRKTRKPNRGSSCVGVDPNRNWNAGFGGAGASGNPCSETYRGPSAHSESEVKSIVDFVRSHGNIKAFISIHSYSQMLLYPYGYTRTPARDQVELHNLAKRAITDLASMYGTRYRYGSIITTIYQASGGTIDWTYDQGIKYSYTFELRDTGRYGFILPANQIIPTAQETWLALMTIMDHTFKNPY; translated from the exons ATGATGAGGGGGCTGTTTGCATTCGCCGCGCTGTTTGTGGCCGTTTTCGGCAAGGAGACATTTGAGGG ACATCAGGTGCTTCGCATTACTGCAAAGGATGATGTCCAGCTGTCTCTTATCAAGACCATGGAGGACATGGTCGAGTTCGAG ttgGACTTCTGGAGGGACGTGACTGATTTGGCCATTCCTGTGGATGTCAGAGTTCCCTTCCACAGCCTGCAGTCTGTCAAAGTTTTTCTGGAGACTCAGGCCATCGATTACTCCATCATGATTGAAGACCTGCAG ATGATGCTGGatgaagagcaggaggagatgGAATCTGCTGCTCGTGCTGCTGAGCCCAGAAACACTGACAGCTACGACTACGCCAGATACCACACCATCAGTGAC ATCTACAGTTTCCAGGACATGCTGGTGGCTGAGAATCCCCACATGGTCAGCAAGCTGGTGATTGGTCAGAGCTATGAAGGTCGTCCCCTGAATGTGCTCAAg TTCAGCACTGGTGGAACCAACCGTCCTGCCATCTGGATCGACACTGGAATCCACTCCAGAGAGTGGGTCACTCAGGCCAGTGGTACCTGGTTCGCCAAGAAG ATTGTGACTGATTACGGCCGTGACCCTGCTCTCACCGCCATCCTCGACAATATGGACATCTTCCTGGAGATTGTGACCAACCCTGATGGCTATTACTTCACCCACAACACT AACCGCATGTGGCGTAAGACCAGGAAGCCCAACCGTGGCTCTAGCTGTGTCGGAGTCGATCCCAACAGGAACTGGAATGCTGGTTTTGGTG GAGCCGGCGCCAGCGGCAACCCCTGCTCAGAGACCTACCGCGGACCCAGTGCTCACTCTGAGTCTGAGGTCAAGTCCATTGTGGACTTTGTGAGGTCCCATGGCAACATCAAGGCCTTTATCTCCATCCATTCCTACTCCCAGATGCTCCTGTACCCTTACGGCTACACTAGAACTCCAGCCAGGGACCAGGTCGAGCTG cacaaCCTGGCTAAGAGGGCTATCACTGACCTTGCCTCCATGTACGGTACTCGCTACAGATACGGCagcatcatcaccaccatct ACCAAGCCAGTGGTGGCACCATTGACTGGACTTACGACCAGGGCATCAAATACTCCTACACCTTCGAGCTGAGGGACACTGGTCGCTACGGATTCatcctgccagccaatcagatcatCCCCACCGCCCAGGAGACTTGGCTGGCTCTGATGACCATCATGGATCACACCTTCAAGAACCCCTACTAA